One window from the genome of Bradyrhizobium xenonodulans encodes:
- the pbpC gene encoding penicillin-binding protein 1C: MRLVSAAALSIILAIIGFVGWVYSLGPLPLDEARQVSTTIVDRNGKLLRAYAMADGRWRLPVDAKASVDPTYLKLLLAYEDQRFYAHNGLDPLALGRAALQLATRGHIVSGGSTISMQLARLMEPRRQRSLYAKLRQIVRAIEIERSMSKEQILDLYLALAPYGGNLEGIRAASIAYLGKEPKRLSLAEAALLVALPQSPETRRLDRYPEAARKARDRVLDRMVEEHVVSADDATQAKTVPVPKLRKPMPILAPHASDTALSTVKDTPVIKLTLDANLQKVLEPLARDRAVALGPNISVGIIVVDNESGDVLARVGSADYFDESRAGQVDMTRAIRSPGSTLKPFIYGLAFEDGFVHPDSLIDDRPVRFGSYAPENFDMTFQGTVPVKKALQLSLNVPAIVLLDRVGSSRLASRLRQAGGNLVLPKDEAPGLAMGLGGVGVTLQDLTQLYTGFARLGTTRPLREVMAASDDREPLRLLDQAAAWQVGNVLLGTPPPENAAHNRIAFKTGTSYGYRDAWSVGFDGRMTIGVWVGRPDGAPVPGLIGRVAAAPILFDAFARTGKTLAPLPKPPKGTLVASNAKLLLPLKRFRPVGELVRTGGEQALHIQFPLNGSRIDVDRSSGPEAAAMPVKVAGGVLPMTVMVNGMSLGEIDGRRQRLIEPPGPGFARLTVIDATGAADTVVIRIQ, encoded by the coding sequence ATGCGCCTCGTTTCCGCCGCCGCACTTTCGATCATCCTCGCCATCATCGGCTTCGTCGGGTGGGTCTACTCCCTCGGTCCGTTGCCGCTCGACGAGGCGCGCCAAGTCTCCACCACCATCGTCGACCGTAACGGAAAACTGCTGCGCGCCTATGCCATGGCCGACGGGCGCTGGCGGCTGCCGGTCGACGCCAAAGCGAGCGTCGATCCGACCTATCTGAAGCTGTTGCTGGCCTATGAGGACCAGCGCTTCTACGCGCATAACGGTCTCGATCCGCTCGCGCTGGGGCGCGCCGCCTTGCAGCTTGCAACGCGCGGCCACATCGTCTCGGGCGGCTCGACCATCTCGATGCAGCTCGCGCGGCTGATGGAGCCGCGGCGGCAGCGCTCGCTCTATGCCAAGCTGCGGCAGATCGTGCGTGCGATCGAGATCGAGCGCAGCATGAGCAAGGAGCAGATCCTCGACCTCTATCTCGCGCTGGCGCCTTATGGCGGCAATCTCGAAGGCATCCGCGCAGCCTCGATCGCCTATCTCGGCAAGGAGCCGAAGCGCCTGTCGCTGGCCGAAGCCGCATTGCTGGTGGCGCTGCCGCAATCGCCGGAGACACGCCGGCTCGATCGCTATCCCGAGGCCGCGCGCAAGGCGCGCGACCGCGTGCTCGATCGCATGGTCGAGGAGCATGTGGTGAGCGCGGACGACGCGACGCAGGCCAAGACCGTTCCGGTGCCAAAACTGCGCAAGCCGATGCCGATCCTGGCCCCGCACGCCTCCGACACCGCGCTGTCGACCGTCAAGGACACGCCGGTCATCAAGCTGACGCTGGATGCGAATTTGCAGAAGGTGCTGGAGCCGCTGGCGCGCGACCGCGCCGTTGCGCTGGGACCGAACATCTCGGTCGGCATCATCGTCGTCGACAATGAGAGCGGCGACGTGCTCGCGCGCGTCGGCTCGGCGGACTATTTCGACGAGAGCCGGGCAGGGCAGGTCGATATGACCCGCGCGATCCGCTCGCCGGGCTCGACGCTGAAGCCGTTCATCTATGGCCTCGCCTTCGAGGACGGCTTTGTTCACCCCGACAGTCTGATCGACGACCGGCCGGTCCGCTTCGGCTCCTACGCGCCGGAAAATTTCGACATGACTTTCCAGGGCACGGTGCCGGTGAAGAAGGCGCTGCAGCTCTCGCTGAACGTGCCGGCCATCGTCCTGCTCGACCGGGTCGGATCGAGCCGGCTGGCCTCGCGGCTGCGGCAGGCCGGCGGCAATCTGGTTCTGCCCAAGGACGAGGCGCCGGGACTGGCGATGGGCCTTGGCGGCGTCGGCGTGACGCTCCAGGATCTCACCCAGCTCTATACGGGCTTCGCCCGGCTCGGCACCACCAGGCCGTTGCGCGAGGTCATGGCGGCCAGCGACGACCGCGAGCCGCTGCGGCTGCTGGATCAGGCTGCGGCCTGGCAGGTCGGCAATGTGCTGCTCGGCACGCCGCCGCCGGAGAACGCCGCGCACAACCGCATCGCCTTCAAGACCGGCACCTCCTACGGCTATCGCGACGCCTGGTCGGTCGGCTTCGACGGGCGCATGACCATCGGCGTCTGGGTCGGCCGGCCCGACGGCGCGCCGGTTCCCGGCCTGATCGGACGCGTCGCGGCAGCGCCGATCCTGTTCGACGCCTTCGCCCGCACCGGCAAGACGCTCGCGCCATTGCCGAAGCCGCCCAAGGGAACCCTGGTGGCCAGCAACGCGAAGTTGCTGCTGCCGCTCAAGCGGTTCCGCCCTGTTGGCGAGTTGGTGCGGACGGGTGGGGAGCAGGCGCTGCATATCCAGTTTCCGCTGAACGGCTCGCGGATCGATGTCGACCGCTCGAGCGGCCCAGAGGCGGCAGCGATGCCGGTGAAGGTCGCCGGCGGCGTCCTGCCCATGACCGTCATGGTTAACGGAATGTCGCTCGGCGAGATCGACGGACGCCGCCAGCGGCTGATCGAGCCGCCCGGTCCCGGCTTCGCGCGGCTCACCGTGATCGATGCCACTGGCGCCGCGGACACAGTTGTCATTCGAATTCAGTGA
- a CDS encoding ArnT family glycosyltransferase, translating into MAETYPSPRFGAPREPKSPVNPGSGLVRVLEFATASHARAVAFLVLCALLIFLPGFFTIPPIDRDEARFAQATKQMVESGDYVDIRFQEDVRYKKPVGIYWLQSAAVETAAALKLPKAELRIWVYRLPSLIGAIGAVLMTYWAALGFVTRRAAVLAALLMCASVLLGVEARLAKTDAMLLFCVTAAMGAMARAYLSWQRAEDETHPPWSWPAIFWTAIAVGILIKGPLILMFAGFTIVVLAIQDRDASWLWKLRPLWGLMWMLVLVLPWFIAIFWRAGDAFFADSVGGDMLSKIGAQESHGAPPGLYLALFWITFWPGAPLAAMAAPAVWRARREPGAQFLLAWLIPSWIVFEAVLTKLPHYVLPLYPAIAILTVGALERNVLSRSWLARGSAWWFAIPAAASIIAVVGAVMLTRQPAFVAWPFIAAALIFGLFAWWLYDTNRAERSVLNALVAALMLAFTVYGIVLPSLTPLFPSIEIARALRNVTCVGPKAAAAGYHEPSLVFLTGTQTLLTDGSGAADFLRQGSCRFALIEQRSERSFAQRAEAIGLRYKVGTRIDGYNFSQGRAISISIFRSEGTE; encoded by the coding sequence ATGGCCGAGACCTACCCAAGCCCCCGTTTTGGAGCTCCCCGCGAGCCGAAATCGCCCGTCAATCCGGGCAGCGGGCTCGTGCGCGTGCTCGAATTCGCCACGGCCAGCCACGCCCGTGCCGTCGCCTTCCTGGTGCTGTGCGCGCTGCTGATCTTCCTGCCGGGCTTCTTCACCATTCCGCCGATCGATCGCGACGAGGCGCGCTTTGCCCAGGCCACCAAGCAGATGGTCGAGAGCGGCGACTATGTCGACATCCGCTTCCAGGAAGACGTCCGTTACAAGAAGCCGGTCGGCATCTACTGGCTGCAATCCGCCGCGGTCGAAACCGCCGCTGCGCTAAAACTGCCGAAGGCCGAATTGCGGATCTGGGTCTACCGGCTCCCGTCCTTGATCGGCGCGATCGGCGCGGTGCTCATGACCTATTGGGCCGCGCTCGGCTTCGTCACGCGGCGCGCTGCGGTGCTCGCGGCACTGCTGATGTGCGCCTCCGTGTTGCTCGGCGTCGAGGCGCGGCTCGCGAAGACCGACGCGATGTTGCTGTTCTGCGTGACCGCCGCGATGGGCGCGATGGCGCGCGCTTACCTCTCGTGGCAGCGCGCCGAGGACGAGACCCATCCGCCGTGGAGCTGGCCTGCGATCTTCTGGACCGCGATCGCGGTCGGCATCCTGATCAAGGGTCCGCTGATCCTGATGTTCGCCGGCTTTACCATCGTCGTGCTCGCGATCCAGGACCGCGATGCCTCCTGGCTGTGGAAGCTGCGCCCGCTCTGGGGCCTGATGTGGATGCTGGTGCTGGTGCTGCCCTGGTTCATCGCGATCTTCTGGCGCGCCGGCGATGCTTTCTTCGCCGATTCCGTCGGCGGCGACATGCTGAGCAAGATCGGGGCCCAGGAATCCCATGGCGCGCCGCCCGGGCTTTACCTGGCGCTGTTCTGGATCACGTTCTGGCCGGGGGCGCCGCTCGCGGCAATGGCGGCACCTGCGGTGTGGCGGGCACGGCGTGAGCCCGGCGCGCAGTTCCTGCTGGCCTGGCTGATCCCGTCCTGGATCGTGTTCGAGGCGGTGCTGACCAAGCTGCCGCATTACGTGCTGCCGCTGTATCCGGCGATTGCGATCCTCACCGTCGGTGCGCTGGAGCGGAACGTGCTGTCGCGCTCCTGGCTCGCGCGCGGCTCGGCCTGGTGGTTCGCGATCCCCGCGGCGGCCTCGATCATCGCGGTGGTCGGCGCGGTGATGCTGACGCGGCAGCCGGCCTTCGTGGCGTGGCCGTTCATCGCGGCGGCACTGATTTTCGGCCTGTTCGCCTGGTGGCTCTACGACACCAACCGCGCCGAGCGTTCGGTGCTGAACGCGCTGGTCGCAGCTTTGATGCTCGCGTTCACGGTCTACGGCATCGTGCTGCCGTCGCTGACGCCGCTGTTTCCGAGCATCGAGATCGCGCGCGCGCTTCGCAACGTCACCTGCGTTGGGCCGAAGGCGGCCGCGGCCGGCTATCACGAGCCGAGCCTGGTCTTCCTGACCGGCACCCAGACGCTGCTCACCGACGGCTCGGGCGCTGCCGACTTCCTGCGGCAGGGGAGCTGCCGCTTCGCGCTGATCGAGCAGCGCTCGGAGCGCAGCTTCGCGCAGCGCGCCGAGGCGATCGGGCTTCGCTACAAGGTCGGCACGCGCATCGACGGCTATAATTTCTCGCAAGGGCGCGCGATCTCGATCTCGATCTTCCGCTCCGAAGGCACCGAGTAG
- a CDS encoding phosphatase PAP2 family protein, which yields MPVTTDIAPRPGYPAQLLAVSGRALAQLVRSPSHSRRAAAARKLARHSLWLSAAGAALVIVLMVAFDLTEIQLMPARGTPSLWPIRILTDFGKDEYVLSLLGIALVALALVAAGLQGPRRALLLGLGTRLQFVFLSVAVPVLVTEILKYLIGRGRPFVGGQANPFNFIPLEGTGAYASLPSGHAVTAFALAFAVSALWPRLRVFMFTYAIVILLTRLVLLAHHPSDVVAGALVGMVGAMAVRYWFAARRLGFAIRADGTIVPLPGAIPGRLKRVAHGASAP from the coding sequence ATGCCCGTTACGACCGACATCGCGCCGCGTCCGGGCTATCCCGCGCAATTGCTCGCGGTGTCGGGCCGTGCGCTGGCGCAGCTCGTGCGGTCGCCATCGCATTCGCGCCGCGCCGCGGCCGCGCGAAAGCTGGCGCGGCATTCGCTGTGGCTGAGCGCGGCCGGCGCGGCCCTCGTCATCGTGCTGATGGTTGCATTCGACCTGACCGAGATCCAGTTGATGCCGGCGCGTGGCACGCCAAGCCTGTGGCCGATCCGCATCCTCACCGATTTCGGCAAGGACGAGTATGTGCTCTCGCTGCTCGGGATTGCGCTGGTGGCGTTGGCGCTGGTTGCGGCAGGACTTCAAGGCCCCCGTCGTGCGCTTCTGCTCGGCCTCGGGACGCGACTGCAATTCGTGTTTCTGTCTGTTGCCGTGCCTGTGCTCGTCACCGAGATCCTGAAATATCTCATCGGGCGCGGACGGCCGTTCGTCGGCGGCCAGGCCAATCCGTTCAACTTCATCCCGCTCGAGGGAACGGGGGCGTATGCCAGCCTGCCGTCGGGCCATGCCGTGACGGCGTTCGCGCTGGCCTTTGCGGTCTCGGCGCTGTGGCCGCGCCTGCGCGTGTTCATGTTCACTTACGCGATTGTGATCCTGCTGACGCGCCTGGTGCTGCTCGCACACCACCCAAGCGACGTCGTCGCCGGCGCGCTGGTCGGCATGGTCGGCGCCATGGCGGTGCGCTACTGGTTTGCGGCCCGAAGGCTGGGCTTTGCCATCCGCGCCGACGGCACCATCGTGCCTCTTCCGGGGGCCATCCCGGGCCGCCTCAAAAGGGTTGCCCACGGGGCATCCGCCCCATAA
- a CDS encoding glycosyltransferase family 2 protein has protein sequence MSSPQPSVSIVVPVRNEADNIAPLIAEIGAALDGRWAYEIIYVNDGSTDATGERLASIVQQRDNLRQLRHARSAGQSAAVRSGVRAARGAIVATLDGDGQNNPAFLPDLISAVEKGAGRVGLAAGQRIGRKDTGFKKFQSRVANGVRNAILKDGTRDTGCGLKAFQRDVFLTLPYFDGLHRFLPALMRREGYEIAYVDVIDRPRHSGVSNYGFFDRLWIGIMDLAGVWWLIRRKKPTPDVTEVKA, from the coding sequence TTGTCGTCGCCCCAGCCTTCGGTTTCCATCGTCGTTCCCGTGCGTAACGAAGCCGACAACATCGCGCCGCTGATCGCCGAGATCGGTGCGGCGCTCGACGGCCGCTGGGCCTATGAGATCATCTACGTCAATGACGGCTCGACGGATGCGACCGGCGAGCGGCTCGCTTCCATCGTGCAGCAGCGGGACAATCTGCGGCAGCTTCGCCATGCGAGGTCGGCCGGGCAGTCGGCGGCGGTGCGCAGCGGCGTGCGTGCGGCGCGCGGCGCCATCGTGGCGACGCTCGACGGCGACGGCCAGAACAATCCGGCGTTCCTGCCGGATCTGATCTCAGCCGTCGAGAAGGGAGCTGGGCGGGTCGGCCTTGCCGCGGGCCAGCGCATCGGCCGCAAGGACACCGGTTTCAAGAAATTCCAGTCGCGTGTGGCGAATGGCGTTCGCAACGCCATCCTGAAGGACGGCACGCGCGATACCGGATGCGGACTGAAGGCGTTCCAGCGCGACGTCTTCCTGACGCTGCCCTATTTCGACGGCCTGCATCGTTTCCTGCCGGCACTGATGCGCCGCGAGGGTTACGAGATCGCCTATGTCGACGTAATCGACCGGCCGCGCCATTCCGGCGTGTCAAACTACGGTTTCTTCGACCGGCTGTGGATCGGCATCATGGATCTCGCCGGCGTGTGGTGGCTGATCCGCCGCAAGAAGCCGACACCAGATGTGACTGAGGTGAAGGCATGA
- a CDS encoding lipid-A-disaccharide synthase N-terminal domain-containing protein produces the protein MIIQYGQALSNYFYDVFVAKFDFWLAFGLVAQLFFTARFLVQWIASERAGNSVVPIAFWFCSMGGGLMTLVYGIVKREPVIIIGQLFATIIYIRNIMLIWKNHGTASKTLDS, from the coding sequence ATGATCATTCAATACGGTCAGGCGTTGAGCAATTATTTCTACGACGTGTTCGTCGCCAAGTTCGATTTCTGGCTCGCCTTCGGCCTGGTCGCGCAACTGTTCTTCACCGCCCGCTTCCTGGTGCAGTGGATCGCGAGCGAGCGGGCCGGCAACAGCGTGGTGCCGATCGCGTTCTGGTTCTGCTCGATGGGCGGCGGCCTGATGACGCTGGTCTACGGCATCGTGAAGCGCGAGCCGGTCATCATCATCGGACAGCTGTTTGCGACCATCATCTACATCCGCAACATCATGCTGATCTGGAAGAACCACGGCACCGCGTCGAAGACGCTGGATAGCTGA
- a CDS encoding Na/Pi cotransporter family protein → MGTLVLLDLMGGVALLLWGLHMVHSGILRAFGPDLRRLLGKALSNRFNAFAAGLGLTALLQSSTATALITSSFAAEGLVSVAAALAIMLGANVGTTLIVQVLSFNIAAIAPVLFVLGLVAFRTGPRSRIKDIGRVCIGLGLMLLSLHILLDTLAPAENAPGARVVMASITGDPVLCIAIAALVTWAVHSSVASVLLIMSLAYSQFITPYAALALVLGANLGSAINPVFEGARRDDPASYRLPVGNLVNRVIGIALVLPFLGAIAEHMHAWQPDLARMTAAFHIAFNVGTAALFIGLLDTMSRLLTRFLPDRVQEADPARPRYLDETALETPSLALTDAARETLRMGDLVEVMLRKVMAAMMTGDRALVDQVSKTDNIVDGLDEAIKLYVTKLTRGSLDESEGRRAMEIISFAINLEHIGDIIDKNLSELATKKIKRRFQFSAEGAEELAAFHKRTMDSLRIAFGVFMSGDPNEARKLLVEKTALKNTELAAIERHLDRLREGRPETIETTSLHLDVLRDLRRIHSHICSVAYPVLDAAGEPYRRSEAEQAALPVSSAASALPR, encoded by the coding sequence ATGGGAACGTTGGTTCTGCTCGATCTGATGGGCGGCGTTGCGCTGTTGTTGTGGGGCCTGCACATGGTCCACAGCGGGATTCTGCGCGCGTTCGGCCCGGACCTGCGGCGGCTGCTCGGCAAGGCACTCAGCAACCGCTTCAACGCCTTTGCCGCCGGCCTCGGCCTTACCGCACTGCTCCAGAGCAGCACGGCGACGGCGCTGATCACCAGCTCTTTCGCGGCCGAGGGCCTCGTCAGCGTCGCTGCGGCACTCGCCATCATGCTCGGGGCCAATGTCGGCACGACGCTGATCGTGCAGGTGCTGTCGTTCAACATCGCGGCCATAGCTCCCGTCCTGTTCGTGCTCGGCCTCGTCGCCTTCCGCACCGGCCCGCGCTCGCGGATCAAGGATATCGGCCGCGTCTGCATCGGCCTCGGCTTGATGCTGCTGTCGCTGCACATCCTGCTCGACACGCTGGCGCCGGCGGAGAATGCGCCCGGCGCCCGCGTCGTGATGGCGTCGATCACGGGCGATCCCGTCCTGTGCATCGCCATCGCCGCGCTCGTCACCTGGGCCGTGCATTCGAGCGTCGCCAGCGTGCTGCTGATCATGTCGCTGGCCTATTCGCAGTTCATCACCCCCTACGCAGCGCTCGCATTGGTGCTCGGGGCCAATCTCGGCAGCGCCATCAATCCCGTGTTCGAGGGCGCCAGGCGCGACGATCCCGCGAGCTACCGCCTGCCGGTCGGCAATCTCGTCAACCGCGTGATCGGGATCGCGCTGGTGCTGCCGTTCCTTGGCGCGATCGCCGAGCACATGCATGCCTGGCAGCCGGATCTCGCCAGGATGACGGCGGCCTTCCACATCGCCTTCAACGTCGGCACGGCCGCCCTCTTCATCGGCCTGCTCGACACCATGTCGCGCCTGTTGACCCGCTTCCTGCCGGATCGGGTGCAGGAGGCCGACCCGGCCCGGCCGCGCTATCTCGACGAGACCGCGCTGGAGACGCCGTCACTGGCGCTCACTGACGCCGCCCGCGAGACGTTGCGGATGGGCGACCTCGTCGAGGTCATGCTGCGCAAGGTGATGGCCGCGATGATGACCGGCGACCGCGCGCTGGTCGACCAGGTTTCCAAGACGGACAATATCGTCGACGGCCTCGACGAAGCCATCAAGCTCTATGTGACCAAGCTGACGCGCGGCAGCCTCGACGAGAGCGAAGGCCGGCGCGCCATGGAGATCATCTCCTTTGCCATCAATCTCGAACATATCGGCGACATCATCGACAAGAATCTGAGCGAGCTCGCCACCAAGAAGATCAAGCGCCGCTTCCAGTTCTCGGCCGAGGGTGCCGAGGAGCTCGCCGCCTTCCACAAGCGCACGATGGACTCGCTGCGCATCGCCTTCGGAGTCTTCATGTCGGGCGACCCCAACGAGGCGCGCAAGCTGCTGGTGGAGAAGACCGCGCTGAAGAACACCGAGCTTGCCGCCATCGAGCGCCATCTCGATCGCCTGCGCGAAGGCCGGCCCGAGACCATCGAGACCACCTCGCTGCATCTCGACGTGCTGCGCGATCTGCGCCGCATCCACTCGCACATCTGCTCGGTCGCCTATCCCGTGCTGGACGCCGCGGGCGAGCCCTATCGCCGGAGCGAGGCGGAACAGGCCGCCCTGCCAGTGTCTAGCGCGGCCTCGGCGTTGCCGCGCTAG
- the metC gene encoding cystathionine beta-lyase: MDSSPPSPQQAETRLVTSGRDTKAQKGFVNPPVFHGSTVLYPTAEDLHAHRGEFTYGRHGSPTTKAFQETLMALEGPQCAGVGIVPSGLSAISTTLLSVLKTGDHILVCDNVYRPSRNFCNGMLARLGIETTYFDPMIGAGIDKLFKPNTSAVLVEAPGSQSFEMPDIRAIAEVAHARGALVIDDNTWATPLYHRSLEQGVDISMQAATKYIGGHSDIMFGTISANTKAWPQIAEGIRLLGVCAGPDDVFLALRGLRTLSVRLAQHHRSGLDMARWLAGRPEVARVLHPGLETDPGHAIWKRDFTGASGLFSIVLKPAPQTAVDTMLNTLKLFGMGFSWGGFESLAIPFDCDAYRTATKWSPGGPTLRLHIGLESVDDLKADLDLGFAALKAAM; the protein is encoded by the coding sequence ATGGATTCCTCGCCCCCCTCCCCGCAGCAGGCCGAGACCCGGCTGGTCACCTCCGGCCGCGACACCAAGGCGCAGAAGGGGTTCGTCAATCCGCCGGTGTTCCACGGATCGACGGTGCTCTATCCGACCGCCGAGGACCTGCACGCCCATCGCGGCGAGTTCACCTATGGCCGCCACGGCAGCCCCACCACCAAGGCGTTCCAGGAGACGCTGATGGCGCTGGAGGGGCCGCAATGCGCCGGTGTCGGCATCGTGCCGTCGGGGCTGTCGGCGATCTCCACCACCCTGCTCTCGGTGCTCAAGACCGGCGACCACATCCTGGTCTGTGACAACGTCTATCGGCCCTCGCGCAATTTCTGCAACGGCATGCTCGCCCGCCTCGGCATCGAGACCACCTATTTCGATCCGATGATCGGCGCCGGCATCGACAAACTGTTCAAGCCCAACACAAGCGCCGTGCTGGTGGAGGCGCCGGGCTCGCAATCGTTCGAGATGCCCGATATCCGCGCCATCGCCGAGGTCGCGCATGCGCGCGGCGCGCTCGTCATCGACGACAACACCTGGGCGACGCCGCTCTATCATCGTTCGCTCGAGCAGGGCGTCGACATCAGCATGCAGGCCGCCACCAAATATATCGGCGGCCATTCCGACATCATGTTCGGCACCATCTCGGCCAATACCAAGGCGTGGCCGCAGATCGCGGAAGGCATCCGCCTGCTCGGCGTCTGCGCCGGCCCCGATGACGTCTTCCTCGCGCTGCGCGGCCTGCGCACGTTGTCGGTGCGCCTGGCACAGCACCATCGCTCAGGGCTCGACATGGCGCGCTGGCTCGCGGGCCGTCCCGAGGTCGCACGCGTGCTGCATCCGGGGCTGGAGACGGATCCCGGCCACGCCATCTGGAAGCGCGACTTCACCGGCGCCTCGGGCCTGTTCAGCATCGTGCTGAAGCCGGCGCCGCAGACGGCGGTCGACACCATGCTCAACACGCTCAAACTGTTCGGCATGGGCTTTTCCTGGGGTGGCTTCGAGAGCCTTGCGATTCCCTTCGACTGCGATGCCTATCGCACTGCCACCAAATGGTCGCCCGGCGGCCCGACGCTGCGTCTCCACATCGGCCTCGAAAGCGTCGACGACCTCAAGGCCGATCTCGATCTCGGCTTTGCTGCCCTTAAGGCGGCAATGTGA
- a CDS encoding amino acid ABC transporter substrate-binding protein — translation MKRVTLALTLALAAGLTAQAADAQTLKTIKDRGTLSCGVSQGLPGFSSPDDKGNWTGLDVDVCRAVAAAVFNDPTKVKFVPLSAKDRFTALQSGEVDVLSRNTTWTISRDTSLGANFTGVTYYDGQGFMVKKSLKVNSALELNSASVCVQTGTTTEQNLADYFKANNMKYEVIAFGTNDETVKAYEAGRCDVFTTDQSGLYANRLKLANPNDHMVLPEIISKEPLGPMVRHGDDQWFDIVKWTLFALITTEELGVTSKNVDEKAKMENPELKRVLGTDGNFGEQLGLTKDWVVRITKAVGNYGEVFDRNVGAGSPLAINRGLNNLWNKGGLQYAPPIR, via the coding sequence ATGAAACGCGTAACCCTGGCTCTCACTCTCGCTCTCGCCGCCGGCCTGACCGCCCAAGCCGCCGATGCGCAAACGCTCAAGACCATCAAGGACCGGGGCACGCTGTCCTGCGGCGTCAGCCAGGGCCTGCCCGGCTTCTCCTCGCCGGACGACAAGGGCAACTGGACCGGCCTCGACGTCGACGTCTGCCGCGCCGTCGCGGCGGCCGTCTTCAACGATCCGACCAAGGTCAAGTTCGTGCCGCTGTCCGCCAAGGACCGCTTCACGGCGCTGCAATCCGGCGAAGTCGACGTGCTCTCGCGCAACACCACCTGGACCATCTCGCGCGACACCTCGCTCGGCGCGAACTTCACCGGCGTGACCTATTATGACGGGCAGGGCTTCATGGTGAAGAAGTCGCTCAAGGTGAATTCGGCGCTCGAGCTCAACAGCGCCTCGGTCTGCGTGCAGACCGGCACCACCACCGAGCAGAATCTCGCCGACTACTTCAAGGCCAACAACATGAAGTACGAGGTGATCGCGTTCGGCACCAACGACGAAACCGTCAAGGCTTACGAAGCCGGCCGCTGCGACGTCTTCACCACCGACCAGTCGGGCCTGTACGCCAACCGTCTCAAGCTTGCCAATCCCAACGACCACATGGTGCTCCCCGAGATCATCTCGAAGGAGCCGCTCGGACCGATGGTACGCCACGGCGACGACCAGTGGTTCGACATCGTGAAATGGACGCTGTTCGCGCTGATCACCACCGAAGAGCTCGGCGTGACCTCGAAGAACGTCGACGAGAAGGCCAAGATGGAGAACCCGGAGCTGAAGCGCGTCCTCGGCACCGACGGCAATTTCGGCGAACAGCTCGGCCTCACCAAGGACTGGGTGGTCCGGATCACGAAGGCGGTCGGCAATTACGGCGAAGTGTTCGATCGTAACGTCGGCGCCGGCTCGCCGCTCGCCATCAACCGCGGTCTCAACAATCTCTGGAACAAGGGCGGTCTCCAGTACGCGCCGCCGATCCGCTGA